In a single window of the Bacteroides acidifaciens genome:
- a CDS encoding AAA family ATPase: MEQQANYIRRIEIHGLWERFNIGWDLRPDVNILSGINGVGKTTILNRSVGYLEELSGEMKSDEKNGVRLFFDNPAATYIPYDVIRSYDRPLIMGDFTARMADKNVKSELDWQLYLLQRRYLDYQVNIGNKMIEMLSSTDEEERRRAATLSIAKRRFQDMIDELFSYTRKKIDRKRNDIAFYQDGELLFPYKLSSGEKQMLVILLTVLVQDNSHCVLFMDEPEASLHIEWQQKLIAMIRELNPNVQIILTTHSPAVIMEGWLDAVTEVSDISTEADGFKVSPVH, translated from the coding sequence ATGGAACAACAGGCCAATTATATCCGTCGTATCGAAATCCATGGGCTATGGGAGCGCTTTAATATAGGATGGGATTTGCGTCCCGATGTGAACATCCTTTCCGGCATCAACGGAGTGGGGAAGACCACCATTCTGAACCGTTCCGTTGGTTATCTCGAAGAACTTTCCGGCGAAATGAAAAGTGACGAAAAGAACGGAGTGCGCCTTTTCTTCGACAATCCCGCTGCCACCTATATCCCTTACGATGTAATCCGTAGCTACGACCGTCCCCTGATTATGGGTGACTTCACAGCCCGCATGGCAGATAAGAATGTAAAGTCCGAACTCGACTGGCAGCTCTATCTCTTGCAACGCCGTTACCTCGACTACCAGGTCAACATCGGCAATAAAATGATAGAAATGCTTTCCAGTACTGATGAAGAAGAACGCCGCAGGGCAGCCACCCTGTCCATAGCCAAGCGTCGTTTCCAAGATATGATTGACGAACTTTTCAGCTACACCCGCAAGAAGATAGACCGAAAACGGAACGACATCGCCTTCTATCAGGATGGTGAACTGCTATTCCCCTACAAACTGTCTTCCGGTGAAAAGCAAATGCTCGTCATCCTGCTCACCGTACTCGTGCAGGACAACAGCCATTGCGTACTCTTTATGGACGAGCCGGAAGCCTCACTCCACATAGAATGGCAACAAAAACTGATAGCCATGATACGTGAACTGAATCCGAATGTACAGATTATCCTGACTACCCATTCGCCTGCCGTCATTATGGAAGGCTGGCTGGATGCCGTCACGGAAGTGAGTGACATCTCGACGGAAGCAGACGGATTTAAAGTATCCCCCGTCCATTAA